One part of the Chloroflexota bacterium genome encodes these proteins:
- a CDS encoding phosphatase PAP2 family protein: MNWFDDRIILGLTGAVGKSNILDRIMILLATDYFIPVVIALMLLSLWYMGRDSVERERNQRALMIAATAMGSACGFVLALNHLWPGRNHPFEDMPQLMLVVNQIAYPIKDPTFPSNTAAVTFAAPAAVWQWNRKMGLLLLIPGILMPLAKMYAGLYYFTDILAGAAVGIATGYFISKVAMPWFEPIISRLLKALRKLCIA, encoded by the coding sequence ATGAACTGGTTTGATGATCGGATAATCTTAGGGCTGACAGGCGCGGTGGGCAAGTCCAACATACTGGACAGGATCATGATACTGTTGGCCACTGATTACTTCATACCGGTGGTCATTGCCCTGATGCTGCTGTCTCTGTGGTATATGGGTCGAGACAGTGTTGAGAGGGAGCGCAATCAGCGGGCGCTGATGATTGCCGCCACGGCCATGGGTTCAGCCTGCGGCTTTGTTCTGGCGCTTAATCATCTCTGGCCGGGACGGAATCATCCCTTTGAGGATATGCCTCAACTGATGCTCGTTGTAAACCAGATTGCGTACCCTATTAAAGACCCCACCTTTCCCAGCAACACGGCAGCCGTTACCTTTGCCGCACCTGCCGCCGTGTGGCAGTGGAACCGCAAGATGGGGTTACTGCTCCTTATCCCTGGCATCCTCATGCCCCTGGCCAAAATGTACGCTGGCCTCTACTACTTCACAGACATACTGGCTGGCGCTGCCGTGGGAATAGCCACCGGCTACTTCATCAGCAAGGTAGCCATGCCCTGGTTTGAACCTATCATCAGCCGGCTTCTCAAGGCACTGCGGAAGCTGTGCATCGCCTAG